The proteins below are encoded in one region of Hordeum vulgare subsp. vulgare chromosome 3H, MorexV3_pseudomolecules_assembly, whole genome shotgun sequence:
- the LOC123443570 gene encoding exocyst complex component SEC15B, with protein sequence MRRKLAGDAPASASAGGSSVPSEADLAQLSTAISAGEDLGPFVRRAFACGRPEPLLSSLRAVARDRESEIEELCRAHFHDFIRAVDDLRSLLADADVLKGSLSASHSALLSSAAPLLASLESYLAARALAGNLSSALASSHRCVRLLALAARANDHLQAGNHSLYLALRAVDAIDLDLASGPEPLPLPALRRMLLSLVPAARVHAEREISREFADWMVSIRAASRHLGQVAIGRSAAVRQRQEELRSKHRPLEESITLDDDGAGDLDDFAAATATSDGADGAAAASFDLTQLYRAMHIHQTLALGERFKKYYLENRKLQLTSDFDVIAATPFLESHQVFFAQIAGFFIVEDRVFRTGGGLTSRVDVDALWEAAVGKMISVLEDNFSRMQTANHLLLITDYAALLAATMRRYSYPVGMLLDVLAKHRDKYHDLLLADCRRQVAEALAADKFDQMLMRKEYEYSMNVLAFGIQSSDITPAFPYVAPFSCTVPDICRIVRSFIEDSVSFMAHGGGGDTYAAVKKYLGRILSEVVNASIQKLVDSGSGLSVSQAMQVAANMSIMERACEFFTHHAAQLCGVPLRAVERGRRDFPLRKSRDAAEALLLRLLCSKVDEFMRQSDGVNWIADDPPAGGNEYANEVTIYLETLTSTAQQILPLPVLRRVLIAVLVHISERIIGLFLNDSVKRFSASAVTGIDTDLKMFESFAENISSLFLDSNQDSAASEMKSALVEPRQLVNLLMSNSPENFLNPVIREKSYSKLDYKKVAIISEKLRDTSESYFSTFGTRGARQNPKKKSLDTLIKRLKEAS encoded by the coding sequence ATGCGGCGCAAGCTCGCCGGCGACGCGCCAGCGTCAGCTTCGGCCGGCGGTAGCTCAGTCCCGTCCGAAGCAGACCTGGCGCAGCTCTCCACTGCCATCTCGGCGGGGGAGGACCTGGGCCCGTTTGTCCGGCGCGCGTTCGCCTGCGGCCGGCCGGAGCCGCTTCTATCCTCGCTCCGCGCCGTCGCGCGAGACCGCGAGTCCGAGATCGAGGAGCTCTGTCGCGCGCATTTCCACGACTTCATCCGCGCCGTCGACGACCTCCGCTCTCTCCTCGCCGACGCCGATGTGCTCAAGGGCTCCCTCTCCGCCTCCCACTCCGCTCTCCTGTCATCTGCCGCGCCGCTGCTAGCCTCGCTCGAGTCGTACCTTGCCGCGCGAGCTCTCGCCGGGAACCTCTCATCCGCTCTCGCCTCCTCCCACCGCTGCGTCCGCCTGCTCGCTCTCGCCGCTCGGGCTAACGACCACCTCCAGGCCGGCAACCACAGTCTCTACCTCGCCCTCCGCGCCGTCGATGCCATCGATCTCGACCTTGCCTCTGGCCCCGAGCCGCTTCCTCTTCCTGCCCTTCGCCGCATGCTGCTCAGCCTCGTTCCCGCGGCGCGCGTCCACGCTGAGCGCGAGATCTCCAGGGAGTTTGCCGACTGGATGGTCAGCATCCGGGCTGCTTCGCGTCACCTTGGACAGGTGGCCATTGGTCGCTCAGCCGCGGTCAGGCAGCGCCAGGAGGAGCTCCGCTCCAAGCACCGCCCGCTGGAGGAGTCCATCACCCTGGACGATGACGGAGCTGGTGACCTCGACGACTTTGCTGCAGCCACGGCTACGTCTGATGGGGCGGATGGTGCCGCGGCAGCCTCGTTTGACCTCACACAGCTCTACCGTGCCATGCACATACACCAGACACTGGCGCTTGGGGAGCGATTCAAGAAGTACTACCTGGAGAACAGGAAGCTGCAGCTAACATCTGACTTTGATGTGATTGCGGCAACACCATTTCTTGAGTCTCATCAGGTGTTCTTCGCGCAGATTGCTGGGTTTTTTATTGTCGAGGACCGTGTGTTTCGTACAGGGGGTGGGCTTACATCCCGGGTGGATGTAGATGCATTGTGGGAGGCTGCAGTGGGAAAAATGATCTCCGTGCTGGAAGATAATTTCTCTAGGATGCAGACAGCAAACCACCTGCTTCTCATAACTGATTATGCTGCCTTGCTTGCTGCCACAATGAGGAGATATAGTTATCCAGTTGGGATGCTACTCGACGTGCTGGCTAAGCATCGGGACAAGTACCATGACTTGCTACTTGCTGATTGCCGGAGACAGGTGGCAGAGGCACTGGCTGCAGATAAGTTTGATCAGATGCTCATGAGGAAGGAGTATGAGTATTCAATGAATGTGCTTGCTTTTGGGATTCAGAGCTCTGATATCACACCAGCATTCCCGTATGTCGCTCCGTTTTCATGCACTGTGCCAGATATCTGTCGTATTGTGCGGTCATTCATTGAGGACTCGGTGAGCTTCATGGCACATGGGGGTGGTGGTGACACATATGCTGCAGTGAAGAAGTACCTTGGTCGGATACTCTCAGAGGTTGTGAATGCTTCGATACAGAAGCTTGTGGATTCAGGCAGTGGTCTGAGTGTTTCTCAGGCAATGCAGGTTGCTGCAAACATGTCCATAATGGAGCGTGCATGTGAGTTTTTTACACACCACGCAGCGCAACTGTGTGGTGTGCCTCTACGTGCAGTAGAGCGTGGGCGACGTGACTTTCCACTTCGCAAATCTCGTGATGCTGCAGAGGCGCTTCTACTGCGGCTATTGTGTTCCAAGGTTGATGAATTCATGCGGCAATCTGATGGTGTCAACTGGATAGCTGATGACCCGCCTGCTGGGGGCAATGAGTATGCCAATGAGGTCACTATATATCTGGAGACTCTTACTTCAACTGCTCAACAGATCCTTCCTCTTCCAGTGCTCCGTCGTGTTCTTATTGCAGTTCTTGTGCATATCTCTGAGAGGATTATTGGTCTATTCTTGAATGACTCAGTCAAGCGGTTTAGTGCTAGTGCGGTTACCGGTATAGATACTGATCTTAAAATGTTTGAGTCATTCGCAGAGAACATATCGAGCTTGTTCCTGGACTCTAATCAGGATTCTGCAGCAAGTGAAATGAAGTCTGCACTGGTGGAGCCGAGGCAGTTGGTGAATCTTCTTATGAGCAACAGCCCAGAGAACTTCCTTAACCCAGTGATCCGTGAGAAGAGCTACAGTAAGCTTGATTACAAAAAAGTGGCAATTATCTCGGAGAAGTTAAGGGATACCTCAGAGAGCTATTTCTCGACATTTGGAACTAGGGGTGCTAGGCAGAATCCAAAGAAGAAATCTCTGGATACCCTTATCAAGAGGCTTAAAGAAGCTAGCTAG